The following proteins are co-located in the Silene latifolia isolate original U9 population chromosome 1, ASM4854445v1, whole genome shotgun sequence genome:
- the LOC141647434 gene encoding uncharacterized protein LOC141647434 encodes MKGVMRFRKRGKLSQKYIGPYEILDRVGEVAYPLALPPSLSRVHNVFHVSQLRKYVSDPTHVLVAETVEMDKNLSYVEVAKEILDRKVRKTRNGETALVKVLWSNHNVEEAT; translated from the coding sequence ATGAAGGGAGTGATGCGTTTTCGCAAGAGAGGAAAGCTGAGTCAGAAAtacatcgggccttatgagattttAGACAGAGTTGGTGAAGTGGCATATCCTCTTGCACTACCACCATCCTTGTCAAGAGTTCATAATGTTTTTCATGTCTCACAGTtgaggaaatatgtgagtgatcctactcATGTGTTAGTAGCTGAGACAGTTGAGATGGATAAGAATTTATCTTATGTGGAAGTGGCTAAGGAAATATTAgacaggaaagtgaggaagactaGAAATGGCGAGACTGCGTTGGTAAaagttctttggtctaatcataatgtagaAGAAGCTACTTAG